The Panicum virgatum strain AP13 chromosome 5K, P.virgatum_v5, whole genome shotgun sequence genome has a window encoding:
- the LOC120706580 gene encoding uncharacterized protein LOC120706580, protein MSTMAWYPLPQSGTALSAGDEIFDNQSAGWSLWSFSSSDDQRTAPACSVKQERGVALSEEQSVPAPLEPHQCTHPTDEIFLSQFSDKEMRRMDAPFEALDMFPDSMHRLLSYEDMLTGNSFEDHQGAKLDRNGVDTMDTCGFPLFSHDLQTAEPNSTRDTPSMDKDGMGTMKRSRSFAVDDERPRGFKALVLEELEDVVFQLTRKTRICFRDAFFRLAEGNASRVPAVEACPERGANAIDRTVADLAMRKPCPAPLDVHGSCLAGGSGVAAAQSATGWTARA, encoded by the exons atGAGCACCATGGCGTGGTATCCGTTGCCGCAGAGTGGAACCGCGCTGTCGGCCGGCGACGAGATCTTCGATAACCAGAGCGCCGGCTGGTCGCTGTGGAGTTTCAGCTCCTCGGACGATCAGAGAACAGCCCCGGCGTGTTCAGTCAAGCAGGAACGCGGCGTCGCGCTTTCAGAAGAGCAGTCTGTCCCGGCGCCACTCGAGCCGCATCAGTGCACGCACCCAACCGACGAGATCTTCCT GAGCCAGTTCTCGGACAAGGAGATGCGGCGGATGGATGCCCCGTTCGAGGCGCTGGACATGTTCCCGGACTCGATGCACCGTCTCCTCTCCTACGAGGACATGCTCACCGGGAATTCATTCGAGGATCATCAGGGTGCCAAGCTGGACCGGAACGGGGTGGACACGATGGACACCTGCGGCTTCCCTCTCTTCAGCCACGACCTGCAGACCGCGGAGCCGAACAGCACCAGGGATACCCCGTCCATGGATAAG GATGGGATGGGCACGATGAAGAGGAGCAGATCGTTCGCTGTTGACGACGAGAGACCGAGGGGCTTCAAGGCGCTGGTGCTCGAGGAACTCGAGGACGTGGTGTTCCAG CTGACCAGGAAGACGCGGATCTGCTTCCGGGACGCCTTCTTCAGGCTGGCTGAGGGCAATGCGTCCAG GGTCCCAGCAGTAGAAGCTTGCCCGGAGCGCGGGGCGAACGCTATCGACAGGACGGTGGCGGACCTGGCGATGAGGAAACCGTGCCCCGCTCCTCTTGATGTCCACGGTagctgcctcgccggcggctcgggggtggcggcggcgcagtccGCGACCGGCTGGACGGCCAGGGCGTAG